The Juglans microcarpa x Juglans regia isolate MS1-56 chromosome 2S, Jm3101_v1.0, whole genome shotgun sequence genome has a window encoding:
- the LOC121251524 gene encoding uncharacterized protein LOC121251524 isoform X2, with the protein MNKLTRKWRKSRDDNLSLPTLDDSPAMDTQEQEELVRTFEKAQAQQSRLWRGVFAAILFCFAIFLLYSIFQQASSPWELYHAYFMEEVDSWIVISADWVAVLACSFAIIGLLRNSKYHRQWIWYSCYAGIILAVFWLYYMLRLPKFRWDVIWLPFGPLSGAGICLYVDYLLSESSDEIRKLRGYMYSYKAI; encoded by the exons ATGAATAAGCTGACCAGAAAATGGCGAAAGTCCCGTGATGACAACCTCTCTCTCCCTACTCTTGACGATTCTCCCGCCATGGACACCCAAg AACAGGAGGAGTTGGTTCGAACATTTGAAAAGGCTCAAGCTCAACAGAGCCGTTTGTGGAGG GGTGTGTTCGCGGCAATTCTCTTTTGTTTCGCCATATTTCTTTTGTACTCCATCTTCCAGCAGGCTTCATCTCCATGGGAACTG TATCATGCTTACTTCATGGAGGAGGTTGACTCATGGATAGTTATATCTGCAG ATTGGGTAGCTGTTTTAGCATGTTCATTTGCTATCATAGGACTACTTCGTAACTCAAAGTATCATAGGCAATGGATTTGGTACTCCTGCTATGCTGGCATTATACTGGCAGTGTTCTGGTTATATTACATGCTGAG ATTGCCAAAGTTCCGGTGGGATGTTATCTGGCTTCCATTTGGACCTCTTAG TGGAGCTGGAATCTGCCTCTACGTGGATTATCTGCTATCTGAGTCATCAGACGAAATAAGAAAGCTTCGAGGCTATATGTATTCTTATAAAGCTATTTAA
- the LOC121251524 gene encoding uncharacterized protein LOC121251524 isoform X1, translated as MNKLTRKWRKSRDDNLSLPTLDDSPAMDTQEQEELVRTFEKAQAQQSRLWRGVFAAILFCFAIFLLYSIFQQASSPWELRYHAYFMEEVDSWIVISADWVAVLACSFAIIGLLRNSKYHRQWIWYSCYAGIILAVFWLYYMLRLPKFRWDVIWLPFGPLSGAGICLYVDYLLSESSDEIRKLRGYMYSYKAI; from the exons ATGAATAAGCTGACCAGAAAATGGCGAAAGTCCCGTGATGACAACCTCTCTCTCCCTACTCTTGACGATTCTCCCGCCATGGACACCCAAg AACAGGAGGAGTTGGTTCGAACATTTGAAAAGGCTCAAGCTCAACAGAGCCGTTTGTGGAGG GGTGTGTTCGCGGCAATTCTCTTTTGTTTCGCCATATTTCTTTTGTACTCCATCTTCCAGCAGGCTTCATCTCCATGGGAACTG CGGTATCATGCTTACTTCATGGAGGAGGTTGACTCATGGATAGTTATATCTGCAG ATTGGGTAGCTGTTTTAGCATGTTCATTTGCTATCATAGGACTACTTCGTAACTCAAAGTATCATAGGCAATGGATTTGGTACTCCTGCTATGCTGGCATTATACTGGCAGTGTTCTGGTTATATTACATGCTGAG ATTGCCAAAGTTCCGGTGGGATGTTATCTGGCTTCCATTTGGACCTCTTAG TGGAGCTGGAATCTGCCTCTACGTGGATTATCTGCTATCTGAGTCATCAGACGAAATAAGAAAGCTTCGAGGCTATATGTATTCTTATAAAGCTATTTAA